In one Alphaproteobacteria bacterium genomic region, the following are encoded:
- a CDS encoding BRO family protein — protein sequence MGAISIFEFEGNAVRSVMDESGDPWWVGKDVCRCLEIVNSNHAISRLDDDEKRDGVAISDPIGRQQKVVVINEPGLYTLIMRGRTEAAKRFRRWVTHDMLPALRRDGFYALPGAEPDDWDMDDVPDYLPPRDISAWVHAVNAAGRWFGPSAARAAWDRSPLPSIYRAGQAPKPKRSAKAGEAALRHLLSARPGRWPEMTVADCIGLGKAQPDVTAELARMGMIVSPPDHPEMLAVAVDHPGLQHLFRVLTTCDNYAADLRAVAGAGIPADGFSFAGRTYRSVLVPLDAIQRIAGTLAED from the coding sequence ATGGGTGCGATTTCGATTTTCGAGTTCGAAGGGAACGCTGTGCGCAGCGTGATGGACGAATCCGGCGATCCGTGGTGGGTCGGCAAGGATGTCTGCCGCTGCCTGGAAATCGTCAACAGCAATCATGCCATTTCGCGACTGGACGATGACGAGAAAAGAGATGGGGTCGCTATTAGCGACCCCATCGGTCGACAGCAGAAAGTCGTCGTAATTAACGAACCGGGCCTGTACACGCTGATCATGCGCGGGCGGACCGAGGCGGCGAAACGGTTCCGCCGCTGGGTGACGCACGACATGCTGCCCGCGCTGCGGCGCGACGGGTTCTATGCCCTGCCGGGCGCGGAGCCGGACGATTGGGACATGGACGACGTTCCGGATTATCTGCCGCCGCGCGATATTTCGGCCTGGGTCCATGCGGTGAACGCGGCGGGCCGCTGGTTCGGACCGTCCGCGGCGCGGGCGGCATGGGACCGGTCGCCCCTGCCGTCTATCTATCGCGCCGGTCAGGCGCCGAAACCGAAGCGATCGGCCAAGGCCGGGGAAGCGGCGCTGCGGCATCTGCTGTCGGCGCGGCCCGGCCGCTGGCCGGAAATGACCGTTGCCGACTGTATCGGTCTGGGCAAGGCACAGCCGGACGTTACGGCGGAACTGGCCCGGATGGGTATGATCGTCTCGCCGCCGGATCACCCGGAAATGCTGGCGGTCGCGGTGGATCATCCCGGTCTGCAGCACCTGTTCCGGGTGTTGACGACCTGCGACAACTACGCCGCCGATCTGCGCGCGGTCGCCGGGGCGGGGATTCCCGCGGACGGCTTCAGCTTCGCGGGGCGCACCTATCGGTCTGTTCTGGTGCCGTTGGATGCGATCCAGCGAATCGCGGGCACGCTGGCAGAAGACTAA
- a CDS encoding helix-turn-helix transcriptional regulator: protein MLIAASIVHFALFNAFIHLPSSITWRIMHNMVPEQSRMGRAALNWTIDRLSHETGVSRNTIARLEKGDKVNQSTLNVIRLALENAGVIFIDENGEGPGVRLRKP, encoded by the coding sequence GTGCTCATCGCAGCCTCCATAGTGCATTTCGCACTATTTAATGCGTTTATACATTTGCCGTCAAGCATTACATGGCGCATTATGCACAACATGGTGCCTGAACAATCACGCATGGGGCGCGCAGCCCTGAACTGGACAATCGACAGACTCAGTCATGAGACTGGTGTCAGTCGCAACACCATCGCCAGACTTGAGAAAGGCGATAAGGTGAACCAGTCGACTCTGAATGTGATCCGGCTTGCCCTGGAAAATGCGGGCGTCATCTTCATCGACGAGAACGGCGAAGGCCCCGGCGTCCGCCTCCGCAAACCCTAA